ATAATCTTATATGGAAAGGGGGAAAAGGATAAAGACTTCCACAAAAATCCTTGATGTATGATTATGCAGCACACATCCATCAAATGTCTCCCACATAGTCCATCCAACACTTTTCCAGCTTTGCTATCTACTTTAACTGGCTAGGTCATTTAAGTTACATGGGAGATTTCtacaagaaatataaaattcttcTCCCTAATGCAGGCCATGAAGAAGTTTACCGATGGAGATACTATTTCAGTCTTGGACCCAAAGGTGGAATGTAGTGCTGCAAATCACCTAGCCCTCGAAAAGATTCTTGAACTAGCCGCTCAGTGTTTGGCTCCACACAGACAAAATCGGCCCAGCATGAGGACGTGTGCAGAGATCCTTTGGAGCGTCCGTAAGGATTACAGAGAACTATCAGCTTCAGATTTCCGTACCCTCTCCCGTTCGAGTGCTTCGATAAAAGAAGAGTGACAATATTGTGAGATGTCTAAAGTGGGAGCAGCAAGTATCAAAGAATTTGTTTGGGGACTAGAGAGGGAAATATTAGATCGTTTAAGAAGAAAACCGGCAGATAAGAGCATCTGCGAAAGACAACCAAGAAGTTTGAGTTTCGAAAATGGTTCATGGTATGGCACCAATCTCCCTAGAGGTGGATCCAAAGACATTGATCGGAAAAAATTTAGCCAGcttcaagaaaataaatactcTGTTTATAAATTGTTCATGTTCATGAGATTTTGGCTTGTCTATAGTATAGCAAATGTGGCTTGAGATGGGGGGAGTTCTAATTTTCTGTCACAAAGTgtgtttcttcttgtttttgagAAAGagtttcacaaaaataaatttataaactaacatGATTTGGTATGATTCGTTacattttaaagatatttttatcgtaaaataattataatgtatcaaattatattaatttgtaaatttatttttataatatctctTTGTCACTTTTAACACTTATCTTTACCTTCATTGTTCCTACAAGAACTCGAGGCATAAAAGACTACTTGTACTTTATATGAAATGGGTACATTACAATAGCTCGAATCAATGCTAAAACTACATCCTTTTGTCTGTTGGGAAGGTTTCTTCCGTATCGTTTCGAAGACCATTTCAGGGGTGCTAAATTTGATTCTCGCTGGTGACACAGAAAATGACAACCCTTTTGGTCCCaatcttctctttttattttttgttaaagaaaaatttaattgtaagcgATTATGTCTACTAATACGTATATTTatctaatataattgattagagagtattatttattgaaaataatattaatttaaatttcaaatatcaGTATTAGCACGTAGATTGATGCGCAAATTTATTTGTACGCAGCTTAGGCCTCATTTTGGGATATGGTTAGCCAGCCATTTCAGACGGGTAATATGAGTCAAATTAAATCAGTGTTATTTCTATCACTGAGGATAAGAATTTGCTAAAAAATGTCCCGTTGATGCAatcttattaaatttaatactatactagtatatgttaattattataaaataatatatttacactataatataaatagattaatagtctagtatatgtaaacatcatagtattaataatatacataatcaagtatataataaattagatactaAAGAAGAGAGTCCGACAAGGCCATACTAATTTGGTCCCAAAGTTTCTCTCTCAACCGTCTGAAGGCGATTGGAGGTGAAGTTTGTTAGTTAGTTTTTTCCCGCGTTTCGTGGGAGGAGAACAGTGAAGTTGCTGTTCACTGTGGTGAGCAGAGTGTAGTGATGGAGGAGATCGCGGAGGTATGGAGTCGATTAAGGCTCAGTGAGGAAGAGAATACTCCGATCGTAGTGAATGAAGGGAAGGGGGATAGTGTTCAACGAAGGGGGGAACGGAGTATTGTGGGGAAAATATGTGCGACGAGGAGAATCGGAAAGTAGACAGTGAAGGGACTAATGGAGAAGATTTGGAAGGTTAGATTACCtctcgattttgaagaaattagtcTAAACTGCTTTGTGATTACTTTTGCTTATTTGAGGGATAAATTGAGAGTGTTAAAGGGTTGTCCTTGGCTCTTTGAAAATTACTTGTTTGTACTGAAAGACTATGATGGTGAACTTCAACCAAATTTAATGAactttgattttgaaaatttgtggATCCAAATGCATAACTTACCGCTAGGGTATATGAATAAACGGATGGGTGAGGAGATTGGGAATATAGTTTGCAGGGTGATTGAGGTAGAAGTAGATGAGGAGGGATTGGCTTGGGGGTGATGCTTGAGAGTTAGAATTGAGTGTAATTTGACAGCTCCTTTGACTCGAGGTAGAACTGTTAAGGTGGAAGGAGGCCAGATTTGGGTGCCATTTCAATATGAAAAGCTCCCGAGGATGTGCTTCCAGTATGGATGCATAGTACATGGTAAGGAGGGATGCTCTCTGGGAGAGGGTTCTGGTACTAATCAATATGGTACCTGGTTGAGAGCATCTTTGATTGTTAAAAAACAAAGCcagcaaaaagaaaacagaaagaagAATTATAGAAGTGATGATGGAGAAGTGATGAAGGGAATGAAGGAATTGAAGGAGGAGGGTTTGAGTAAAGGAGTGGTGTCTGAGGAAATAATTGTTGGGACTTATAAGGTAGATAAAGAGAGTGGAGTGAGGGTAGAGATTGAGTCGAGAGGTGATGATTCAGATATGCAGGGAGAGGGGTAAAATTCAGTTGTGGTCCCTATAGCTAACACTGTATTGGCACCAGAGCAAAATTTGGAGGTGGAGCATAATGATGATGAGGAACTGCAAGAAAAGGGTACACaaccagaaaagaaaatatgctgAAAGAGAAGAGTGAGGGGAAGAAGTCAGGTGAGCCAGGTATATCCATtaaatctcaactcaaaacataCAAAAACTGATGATGATGTGGATATGATGGTGGTAGGGGGGGAAAGAAGGTAAAGTTGAATGAGGGTGCAGAGCCTATGTCAAATCTCTGTGAGGTGGAGGCTGTTGAACAGCCCCACCTGGTATTATGAAAATGATttgttggaactgccgagggcttgggaaccctcggacagttcatgATCTTTACCTCACGGTAAAAACTAAGCAGCCCAATGTAGTGTTTCTAATGGAGACAAAGATGTATGGAGGGAAAGTAGAGATGTTAAAGGGGAAATTACAAATGGAGGGATGTTTTGCTGTGAGTTCAATGGGAAGAAAAGGTGGTTTAGCTGTTTTTTGAAGAGAAAAGGAGGAGGTGGAATTATTGAACTTTTCTCAGTGGCATATAAatgttctaataaaaaaaaaaggggaaatgAAGGAGTGGTTTTTCACAGGGTTTTATGGCCATCCTGATGTGAGAAAGACAAGTATGTCTTGGGAATTGTTGGATAGTTTGAAACCTTTGAACCGGAAAGTATGGTGTGTTgcaggtgatttcaatgaaatccttATACAAGCAGAAAAGATTGGGGGTAATCTGAGGAGTGAAGGGCAGATGGCTCAATTTAGAGAGGTGATAGAGAAGAATAGCCTCTCTGATTTGGGTTGTAGCAGTGGTTTCTTCACATGGAGCAATAGGCATGAGGATATTACTTTCACAAAGGAGAGATTGGACAGGTATGTAGCAAATAATCAGTGGATGGATATGTTTGAAGGGGTGAAAGTGGAGGGTCTTTCAGGAAGGTGTTCAGATCATCTTCCCATCTTATTAACTATGATGGGAAAAGAGGCAAGGcactataaaagaaaatttcccTTTAGATTTGAGGCCAGTTGGATTAAAGAAGATAAATGTGAGCATCTTGTTAGACAAGGTTGGAATAGGAGGAGTCTTATTATAGATCCTATTAGAAGAGTTTCTGCTTTGTTGGAGGCTTGCAGAGGGGGACTTGTGGGATGGTTCAGAAAGAAGGATTGTGATAGGGTGAAAGATATAGATGAGTTGACTGTCAAAATTCAGAAGCTACAAGAGCATGAAGGCCCACAGAATGTTGAAAAACTCAGATATCTTCAGGATAAAGTTGGACTTTTGTTAGAACAAGAGGACCTCAAATGGAAACAACGAGCAAAGAGGAATTGGTACAATTTGGGAGACAATAATACAaagttctttcatgcatgtgcaaaccagagaaagaagaaaaacatgatCTTATCAGTAGTGGATTCAAAGTCCATTCTGAGGATGAATCAAGAAGGGATTGCTGAAACTTTCAAAGATCATTTTTCTGAGATATACTTGACTGCAGCTCCTTCTAGTAGTAATATTGAGGCTTGTTTGAGTGTAGTAAAAGGAAAAGTGACAGAGGAGATGAACAAGTACTTGATAAAGAAATTTACAGGGGAGGAGGTGGTGGAAGCTGTAAGATCGATGGGCCCTTTAAAATCACCAAGGCCTAATGGTTATGGGACCTATTTTTATCAGTCATATTGGGAAATTGTGGAGAGTGATGTGTGTGAGGCTACTTTAAAATTTCTAAATGGAGGGGGGATAGATAAGGGCTTAAACCATACTTTCATTGTTTTGATTCCTAAATTGAAAGAACCTAAATCTGTTAGTGATTTTCGCCCCATTAGTCTTTGCAATGATATAATTGATAGTTCGTAATTACTTCTTATCATTTCacttattttgttgttctaCAAACCAAAGACCAAGCTCCTACTCTGTCTAGTTATTCCCAGACCTGTCAAGAGACCTACTGTCCTGTAAGACCCGTTGCTAGGTGAGCGTAGGGCATTTGGACGCCAGGGTGAGATTAGTTTTGAGATTACCTGAGACTTCTGAGGTGTGAGGCactgttttgtttaaaaataaagtaaGTAAAATGTATAGATCTAATTCAACTATTAGTTTCAGTTCCAGGATTGAACCCCCTGATATCATTAATAAAGAAGATTTCTCAGTTGAAGAAACTAATCCTTCTGTTAATTGGAATCAATTAGTCTTTGCAATGTAATGTATAAGATCATTGCAAAGACTCTAGCCAACAGATTAAAGATGATTCTTGGTGATGTTATCTCAAGAAATCAGAGTGCTTTTGTCCCTTAGAGATTGATCACTGATAAAATTATCACTGCTTATGAGGTGTTACATTCTATGCAAATAAGGCAGAAGAGTAGGGTGGGAAGTATGGCTCTCAAATTGGACATTTCAAAAGCTTATGATAAGGTAGAATGGTCTTTTCTGAAAGAAGTAATGAAAAAGTTGGGGTTTTCTGAAAAATGGGTGTCTTTAATCATGGAGTGTGTGTCAACTGTGACATATGCAGTCTTGACAAATGGTAGCCTAGGTGAGATTTTGAAGCCAACGAGGGGATTGAGACATGGGGATCCACTTTCCCCCTATCTATTCCTGTTGTGTGCAGAGGGAGTGAGTGCTATGCTTTAATTAGCAGAGGAACAAAGAGAGTTAAAAGGGGTAGTGGTGGCAAGAGGTGGAACAAGAGTAACTCATCTgctgtttgcagatgattgtatCATTTTTGGCAAAGTAAGTTGGGGTGAGTGGAGGAAGATAATGAGCATATTGGAGATGTATGAAAAAGCCTCGGGACAAAGTTTAAATAAGCATAAAACTACCATTTTCTTTAGTTATAATGCAAAGAAAGATGTGAAGGAGGGTGTGCTTAAAGAGTTGGGGGCCAGATTGATTATAAGCTGTgaaaagtgtgacgcccccaaattccgtttgagatcggacggacatttgaagtatcgagacatgcaacacaaggttacctgcccccgtttatgacatataagatgcaatgtttctaacatgcatctaacattatgcaatattcgcagcggataattttttttttctttagcaatactatgcaccaaattgaaaatatcccaaatgcttaaaacatacttcatacataaagacccattgaatagatcacaacactagtctaaaatggttatgatccaaaaagtactaaagatgcaactccattgtacaagtagtaatttatgttaactactatattaacattgacgtcgcaccgtcgcttagttatctgtgtctagttgatcagctcctgattctccttcaggtcctgtaacaagatctaccattcgggagaaatggtagttgggactaccaaagtgagatttgattacaaatctcagtaagttaacaaaaaacttccacacaagctaatgatgcatgcatgacagtaaaagcataaatgcataatcaaattcataagtaattaaagcataacttggcgtacaacatagcataattgacataatttaaattgaaacatgaattgaacttgacttgacttgaacttgatctgaaacttgacttaccatgaaaaatacatactccacagttgttgtagccccatgtattctacgtgtaaatacatactccacagttgttgtgaccccatgtattctacacaaacttgacttaacatgaaaaatacatactccacagttgttgtgaccccatgtattttacgtgtaaatacatactccacagttgttgtggccccatgtattctacacaaacttgacttaacatgaaaaatacatacttcacagttgttgtggccccatttattctacgtgtcacaattgctgtctcacgtagtgtatgcgtcacaattgctgtgactccatacataaataatcaagatgaaacgtgactggaatacgaaatgactgaagccctgacataacataacgtgacttgaatataacttgaaatacatgaccaacttgagatagaatatttcgtaacattgcataatatataatagacaacatatttaacatgacatacttgcaacaatgaatattacatgacttgaaatacatgtaatagatgacatacttagcatgatgtacttgtatggtacagtaatacatgacagaatatattatgtaacagataaaaattgacgacagaataaattctgtataatagacaattacgtgataacttggcatggcatgacatatatgataacacacatatatacactgtagttcctttacttagcacacatgcacaatagactgttagtaagttaaaagctaacttacctcgatctccgcgtttcttataaaacttcaagtgcgaccacgaggagctgtaattagtgattttaaaagttagaactaaatcactaataatttgaaatatggaaaatactaacttaaagagtaaaattttcattttactctctatatgtgggaaaatgaccgttttacccataacttaaggattttgcatactaactccaaaagtttccaaaatttacattcctcatgtaaattttgtcctaaacttaaatatcaactcagaaaaattataaacaaaacacaactatgaagaacacactatggctgaaacatccataggccatttcccttgatttttgttgcaattccttccaacttcaaaactcatgcttaaaccaaaattttgcaacaaacatcttccaatcctaaattcaaagccatacttaaaacatccatttagaaaaagctaataattaacaccaaacttttttgtaaaaagatccaagcacttgaatcacaagttttgaccttaaatcaaaacatctccaagaatttcaaaaatcaaatcttacttctaacatattcataatatcatcctaacatcaaccatgctttaaatcatcaaactaaagtcaccaaaatcacaaaataacatttggagtttttggttttacacttagtccaaaaacagaaactttttcttcaactagttttgataaatctcttgatctatgacttataaatatatgatcttcaaaccaaaccatcacatggtttaaaaatatgtcctaaaatatatataagcttttaattcaagatcacatggttagaaattaatcaaaacataaatttagccaaaaatatccacactttggcttatctgaatatctctttgcataaaatttcatatctttaaaactaacatcaaatatcttcaaaataataatataacatgtatataagatgcttaggatcctccaataaaattatcaaagtcattggaataggtttagaccaccaaagagttaaactttctcaaaacggaaactgtttttcctcttccaatttctaagtttctaaatctaagaaaatctttcatcaaaacctttaatcatgcaaaaatcctcaaccaataatcatatacacatgttaacaatactccataaaaatttcggaccaatatctatccattagcttggtcaaaaactctaaactataacatattctccagtttatctcccagaatgacctttctatagtttatacaatatttaactgatcaaatgatcttcaaatgggacaaataagatatccacgtaaactagactaaaaaagaaacaacttatatgaaagagattttatgataaaatacttacaaaaacttcgaaatgggtgtgcaaaagacctcctaaaagctgtccgaaagagggtgtttgatattctttcaatagaaagtgtaaatgaagataatttcgtgaggagaggtggctggagatacttatggatgagatatggaagagatgaggctggagttaagagttgagtgtagttttctcctacctaaaatatctataaaagattatctcataatattctatccaatagtatctacaaaaaatcaacttaagatatttttatctaataatatctataaaaatcaactcaaaatatttttacccaataatcttcatgaaaattacctcaagatatttctttttatccaataatatctacagttttgaacagacgttttgtccgaaaatatgaaaaaatgttattgcgccataagactttaaataaccctccgagtctaatggcacaaaccataatacattttgacacttctaactatctccaataatcaaaaacacacttctgataccatagtaaataataacactaactatgtagttagacaaaaacctatacgattaatggattcgtgaaaacttatggggttttcacgaagttcctaaagttaatagaaatttcacaattgaatttctagcgggttgttacaaaaAGTACTTGGGATTGCCAATTATGATTGGCAGGTCTAAGTACAATTCATTCAGAAGCATAAAGGATAGGGTCTGGCAGAGGGTGAACAACTGGAAGCATAAGTTCTTATCTCCTGCTGGTAAAGAAGTCCTCCTACAAGCTGTCATTCAAGCAGTGCCTAATTACCATATGAATGTTTTTAAGCTTCCGAGGAAACTTTGTAAGGAAATAGCTGCAATAATGGCCAAATTCTGGTGGGGttttaaggaaaataaaaagaagatcCAGTGAAAGAGTTGGGCAAAAATGTGGTTGTCAAAAACTGAAGAGGGGTTGGGGTTTCATGAACTAGAAAGTTTCAACACTACTCTACTTGCAAAGCAGTGTTGGAGAATCCTCACTAATCCTCAATCCTTGGCAGCCATGGTCTTGAAAGACAAATATTTCAGGCATTTAGATTTCTTACAAGCAACTTTGGGTCATAGACCTTCTCTGATTTGGAAAAGCCTATGGAGCTCTTTGGAGTTACTGAAACAATGACTGGTTTGGAGGGTGGGTATTGGTCAGAATGTTAAAGTGTGGAGTGATAGATGGATTCCAACCCTAGTGACACATTGTATACAATCTCCTATTGCTGTCTTGAATAGTGATGCAAGAGTTAATAAGTTAATAGATGGTAGCAGAGGGGTATGGAAGGAAGAGCTTGTAAAAAAGGTGCTTACTGAGGATGAACCTAAGATAGTATGTAGCCTACTTATAAGTAAATCTGGTTTGCCTGACAAACAGATTTGGGGCTACTCAAAAGATGGTTTATTCAGtgttaaaagtgcttatcaTCTGGAGATGTATAGGAAAAGAAGGGAGAAAGGGGAAAAATCAGAGGGGAATTGGCTTGATTGGAGGAATTTGTGGAATCTAAATGTGCCAGGGGTTGTCAAAGTCTTCCTTTGGAAAGCCTTAAATGACTGCTTGCCAACCAGAAGCAACTtgaagaaaaggaaagtgtTTGAAGATGCATATTGTCCTATTTGTGGAACTGAAGAGGAGACGATTACTCATGCCTTATGGAGTTGTAGGGGATCTATGGATGTTTGGGCTGAACAGAAAAGTCCTCTTCAGAAATGGCCAAGTAATGAGGTTCATTTCTATGAATTATGGGATAGGTTATTGAGCATGGTAGCAAAGGTGGATCTCTAGTTGCAGTGGTGATGAGGGGGGTGTGGTTTAGAAGAAATGCctttattttttagaagaaattCACAGGTCCTGGAATTGTAGTTGAACAAGCTGCAGTTTCTCTTAAGAATTTTCAGATGGCACAAACTATAAGAAATGATGTAAGGGTGAGACCTGAAGGGGGAAGAAAGGGTTGTAGGTGGAAGGTTCCGATAGGAGAGTTCATCAAAGTAAACTGGGATGCTGGTATGAGTGCTAAAGATGGGAGAGTGGGAATTGGGGTTGTGATCAAGGATGGAAAGTGAGAGGTGCTGGTATCTCTATGCTGTTCGAAAGAGGGTTGCTGCAATCCAGTTGTAGCTGAGCTCCTAGCTTTATGGAGGGCTATGAAGCTATGTGCAGAACTTAATTttgaaaatgtgatttttaaaGGGGATGCTTTAATTGTTGTAAAGGTTGTTAATATTGAGAATGAAAGTTGGGAATGGTAGGGGCAGATGGTCTTGAAAAACATACAAAGGTGGTCAGTACAGCATATGTTTAGGGAATGTAATCAAGTTGCACATCTACTAGTTaaagcttctttttctttcatagaaGAACAAATCTGGATGGAATGTTGTCCACCAGAAGTTCAAAAGGTAGTTGTACAAGAGTGTTTGTATATGGTTAACTCATAAATAATACAAAGgaggttttctttcaaaaaaattaaataaattagaca
This genomic interval from Carya illinoinensis cultivar Pawnee chromosome 2, C.illinoinensisPawnee_v1, whole genome shotgun sequence contains the following:
- the LOC122301654 gene encoding uncharacterized protein LOC122301654 — translated: MIGRSKYNSFRSIKDRVWQRVNNWKHKFLSPAGKEVLLQAVIQAVPNYHMNVFKLPRKLCKEIAAIMAKFCDARVNKLIDGSRGVWKEELVKKVLTEDEPKIVCSLLISKSGLPDKQIWGYSKDGLFSVKSAYHLEMYRKRREKGEKSEGNWLDWRNLWNLNVPGVVKVFLWKALNDCLPTRSNLKKRKVFEDAYCPICGTEEETITHALWSCRGSMDVWAEQKSPLQKWPSNEVHFYELWDRLLSMVAKMAQTIRNDVRVRPEGGRKGCRWKVPIGEFIKVNWDAGMSAKDGRVGIGVVIKDGK